The following are encoded together in the Thermococcus sibiricus MM 739 genome:
- a CDS encoding PH1570 family protein: MKCEEHLNIFENGFEDGKFNLKIEYYGKNARRILLAVIFELYSPIYGTEYVYPFECAKEFWGVYMESSEIVPENLDLSRPKFITRALIDKAKSLLNEIEVPEEIKRSLDIETSEIYKFKDGLLVIGRNFLIDGGKKILFVFNKPHARELLIKYLGRG, translated from the coding sequence ATGAAATGTGAAGAACATCTTAATATATTTGAAAATGGATTTGAAGATGGCAAGTTTAACCTGAAAATTGAATATTATGGAAAAAATGCTAGGAGAATATTGCTTGCTGTGATATTTGAGCTTTACTCTCCAATTTATGGTACTGAGTATGTTTATCCATTTGAATGTGCCAAAGAATTCTGGGGGGTCTATATGGAGTCCAGTGAAATTGTTCCAGAGAACCTGGATTTAAGTAGGCCCAAATTTATTACAAGAGCCTTAATAGATAAGGCAAAATCTTTGCTAAATGAAATAGAAGTCCCAGAAGAAATTAAAAGGTCACTTGATATAGAAACTTCTGAAATATACAAATTCAAGGACGGGTTGTTAGTAATTGGGAGAAACTTCCTGATTGATGGGGGCAAGAAAATCCTCTTTGTATTTAATAAGCCTCATGCAAGGGAGTTACTCATTAAGTATTTGGGGAGAGGATGA
- a CDS encoding AI-2E family transporter, translating to MRTEHVIWFVVSIIILFVVWKTVEPLITSIIFALTVAYILHPAHTRLAQKIGSRESAIVFSAIMSLLLVGFIFGVALWFRDVTGSLVNYINESLEWFISLDLPPDIAKSATILFERVSEKLSEYLLSYTLSIPKLLLQAIIFIVVFYGILIHSHSLSAELYSLLPEERRDLGIELIEKARDTLNAILRTWLMLSVSKGIILTLGFYVFRVADLSGSIAAGIVCVVLELLPVIGGWLVWLVGAIYLLTQGQIFAGIMFAIYGALLISPGPDITIRPKLVAEGAKMNSALALIGIFGGIMAFGIKGIVIGPVALGLLLTLLEEWKEQKREG from the coding sequence ATGAGGACTGAACATGTTATATGGTTTGTGGTATCGATTATTATTCTTTTTGTAGTCTGGAAAACCGTTGAGCCATTAATAACATCGATCATTTTCGCCTTAACTGTTGCTTATATTCTTCACCCGGCTCATACAAGGCTTGCTCAGAAAATTGGATCAAGAGAGTCAGCAATTGTGTTTTCAGCTATTATGAGTCTTTTGCTCGTAGGGTTTATTTTTGGAGTAGCTTTGTGGTTCAGAGATGTTACGGGATCTCTTGTGAATTATATAAACGAATCCCTTGAATGGTTCATAAGTCTTGATCTTCCTCCTGATATAGCAAAATCAGCTACAATTTTATTTGAACGGGTTTCGGAGAAATTGAGTGAATATCTTTTGAGTTATACTCTTTCAATTCCAAAGTTACTCTTACAAGCGATTATTTTTATAGTGGTGTTTTATGGTATACTGATTCATTCTCATAGCCTTTCAGCTGAACTTTATAGCCTCCTTCCGGAAGAGAGGAGGGATCTTGGCATAGAGTTGATTGAAAAAGCAAGAGATACCTTAAATGCCATCTTGAGAACATGGCTCATGTTAAGTGTTTCTAAGGGCATTATATTAACATTGGGCTTTTATGTATTCAGGGTTGCAGATTTAAGCGGATCAATCGCTGCAGGTATTGTCTGTGTGGTGCTTGAACTTCTCCCTGTTATTGGTGGGTGGTTGGTATGGTTAGTGGGAGCAATATACCTCCTTACGCAAGGACAAATATTTGCAGGAATAATGTTTGCAATTTATGGAGCCCTTCTCATATCCCCCGGACCGGACATCACAATTAGGCCAAAATTAGTCGCAGAAGGGGCAAAAATGAACTCTGCACTTGCATTGATTGGAATCTTTGGAGGCATAATGGCATTTGGAATAAAAGGAATTGTCATTGGACCAGTAGCATTGGGTTTATTATTAACTTTGCTAGAAGAGTGGAAGGAGCAAAAGAGAGAAGGCTAG
- a CDS encoding DUF4870 domain-containing protein has protein sequence MRFHAMQSTITFLAITIIDIIFGAIPFFGWILGSLVTLVGLIFWIPGMAKAYQGEYYKFPIVGEIAEKQVENFNI, from the coding sequence GTGAGATTCCATGCAATGCAATCAACAATTACATTCCTTGCGATAACAATAATTGATATAATATTTGGAGCAATTCCATTTTTTGGGTGGATACTAGGTTCACTAGTAACATTAGTTGGACTTATCTTTTGGATACCCGGCATGGCAAAGGCTTACCAAGGTGAATACTACAAATTCCCAATAGTAGGAGAAATAGCGGAAAAACAAGTAGAGAACTTTAACATCTAG
- a CDS encoding FeoA family protein, translated as MYVRLSQMREGERGTVVNVQGGHRVRQRLLGMGIAPGTKIVVIKAGFSGPYIIALGSTRLALGRGIAERIIVRRER; from the coding sequence ATGTATGTACGATTAAGTCAGATGCGAGAGGGGGAAAGGGGGACTGTTGTTAATGTTCAAGGGGGCCATAGGGTTAGACAGAGGCTTCTGGGAATGGGGATTGCTCCAGGGACAAAAATCGTAGTTATAAAGGCTGGTTTTTCAGGCCCGTATATTATTGCTCTTGGTAGTACAAGGCTTGCTTTGGGTAGAGGGATTGCAGAGAGAATAATTGTTAGGAGGGAGCGGTAA
- the feoB gene encoding ferrous iron transport protein B, with translation MNECHDFKDISKNKKQGLKVIALAGNPNVGKTTIFNALTGLRQHVGNWPGVTVEKKEGILKYHNKEFLVVDLPGTYSLTANSIDELIARNFLLGGNANVVVDIVDSSSLMRNLFLTMEIFEMGIKNVIIALNKIDIAKKRGISFDVKKMEKVIGVPVIPMNAKNGEGIEELKAMISEMAEGKATTNPITPIYDEPIEREIGHISGILNETPLAQCYNVRWLAIKLLTRDQEVIKLVLNYLGSKKMDEILIHISELEKYYKHPLDIVIANQKYEFIDKLMHQFVIHFGEVHETFSDYIDKILTHPLYGIFSLFGVFYLLFRFVFTIGTPLQEFLDNTFVSFGQLIAPHIGNEALRGLIVDGIIGGVGSVLSFFPLVFLLFVAMSILEDSGYMARAATVMERIMRIFGLPGKSFIPMVLAFGCNVPAIMSTRTLEDERDRILTMLVNPLVPCSARMVVITFLAGAFFSEHKALVAVGVYAISLFLALLSALILGKFVIKGEENPFVMELPEYAIPSWKIALIHSWERSKEFLRKAGTVILFGSIAIWYLSSYPQAIGSGLSYAEKLGRVFEPFTMLMGLDWKAAVSLIFGIIAKENVIATYGVIYGIGENEEALIMLMRAAMTSLQAFVLALVTTLYIPCIATIGAIRAEGGNKWATVAVIYNLLLSSVIGVLVYNIGLFLDL, from the coding sequence ATGAACGAGTGTCATGACTTCAAGGATATCTCTAAAAACAAGAAACAAGGGTTAAAAGTTATAGCCTTGGCAGGCAACCCTAATGTAGGGAAAACTACTATATTCAATGCTTTAACAGGGCTGAGACAACATGTAGGAAATTGGCCGGGTGTAACGGTCGAGAAGAAAGAGGGAATATTGAAGTATCACAATAAGGAATTTTTGGTTGTAGATTTGCCAGGTACTTATTCTCTTACTGCTAATTCTATTGATGAACTCATTGCAAGGAATTTCCTGCTTGGTGGTAACGCCAATGTGGTAGTTGATATTGTGGACTCATCATCTCTTATGAGGAATCTTTTCTTGACAATGGAAATTTTTGAAATGGGAATTAAAAATGTGATAATTGCTCTTAACAAAATAGATATTGCAAAAAAGAGAGGAATAAGCTTTGATGTAAAGAAAATGGAAAAAGTTATTGGGGTTCCAGTGATCCCTATGAATGCTAAAAATGGGGAAGGGATTGAGGAATTGAAAGCAATGATATCTGAAATGGCAGAGGGAAAAGCAACCACGAACCCAATTACTCCGATTTATGATGAACCTATAGAACGGGAGATAGGACATATATCTGGTATTTTAAATGAAACCCCTTTAGCTCAATGCTATAATGTTCGTTGGCTTGCCATAAAACTCCTTACAAGAGACCAAGAAGTAATAAAGCTTGTTTTGAATTATTTAGGCTCTAAAAAAATGGATGAAATACTTATCCACATAAGCGAGTTAGAGAAATATTACAAGCATCCTTTAGATATAGTCATTGCCAATCAAAAGTATGAATTCATTGACAAGTTAATGCACCAATTCGTTATTCATTTTGGAGAAGTTCATGAAACCTTTAGCGATTATATTGATAAGATCCTCACTCACCCATTATATGGTATTTTTAGTCTTTTTGGGGTATTTTATCTCTTATTCAGATTTGTATTCACTATCGGAACGCCTCTGCAAGAATTTTTAGATAACACCTTTGTTTCATTCGGTCAACTTATAGCTCCCCATATTGGAAATGAAGCCCTTAGAGGGCTTATTGTTGATGGAATTATAGGTGGAGTGGGCTCAGTGTTGAGCTTTTTCCCACTAGTCTTTCTACTGTTTGTTGCAATGTCAATACTTGAGGATAGTGGGTACATGGCAAGAGCTGCCACTGTTATGGAACGGATCATGCGTATATTCGGGCTTCCAGGTAAGAGTTTCATTCCAATGGTGCTTGCTTTTGGGTGTAATGTCCCAGCAATAATGTCTACACGGACACTGGAAGATGAAAGAGATAGAATACTCACCATGCTTGTTAATCCTCTCGTGCCTTGCAGTGCGAGGATGGTTGTAATAACTTTCTTGGCTGGAGCATTCTTTAGTGAGCATAAAGCATTGGTGGCCGTTGGAGTATATGCAATCTCACTTTTTCTTGCTCTACTCTCAGCACTAATACTTGGAAAGTTTGTTATTAAAGGAGAGGAAAATCCCTTTGTGATGGAACTTCCGGAATATGCTATACCATCTTGGAAAATTGCTTTAATTCACTCTTGGGAGAGAAGTAAGGAATTTTTGAGAAAAGCAGGGACAGTAATACTTTTTGGCTCAATTGCAATATGGTATCTTAGTAGTTATCCTCAGGCTATAGGAAGTGGATTAAGTTATGCAGAGAAACTTGGAAGAGTTTTTGAGCCCTTCACAATGCTTATGGGACTTGATTGGAAAGCAGCTGTGAGCCTGATTTTTGGAATAATTGCTAAAGAGAACGTTATTGCAACTTACGGTGTAATTTACGGTATAGGTGAAAATGAAGAAGCTTTGATAATGCTGATGCGCGCTGCAATGACATCGTTGCAGGCATTTGTATTAGCTTTAGTTACTACCCTTTATATTCCATGTATAGCTACTATTGGAGCAATAAGAGCTGAGGGAGGAAATAAATGGGCCAC